TATGTTTGGAGGAGGCGGCGGCGGCATGAATCCGCGCAAGATGCAGCAGATGATGAAGCAGATGGGCATCGACGTCGACGAACTCGACGTCGAGGAGGTCATCATCCGAACGGCGGACGAGGAGCTGTACTTCTCGGACGCGCAAGTGACGAAGATGGACGCGCGCGGTCAGGAGACCTACCAGGTCGTCGGCTCGCCCGACTCGCGCGAGGTAGGGAGCGGCGACGCGAGCGCGATCGAGTCCGGCGACGGCGACGCTGCTGCCGGAGCAGTCGATTCCGACGGTGGCGACGGCGGCATCCCGGACGACGACGTGGAACTGGTCGCGATGCGCGCCGGCGTCCCCGAGGACCAGGCTCGCGAGGCCCTCGAGGCGAACGACGGCGACCTCGCCGCGGCCGTCTCCGCGCTCGAAGAGTGAGCGTCCTGCTCGTCCACGGCGACCGCGAGTACCTGCGGGCGCCCGGGGACGAACTCCACACCGACCTCGGCGTGCTCGACGTCCCCGAGGACGTCGAGCACGGCGACGTCCTCGAGACGCATCTCGGCGAAGCGTTCACGGTGCGACCGCTCCGCGGCCCGGACCTCTTCGAGCACTTCGAGCGCACCGGCGCGCCGATGATGCCACGGGACGTCGGCCTGATCGTCGGCGAGACCGGCGTCGCGGCCGGCGACGAGGTGCTCGACGCCGGCACCGGCACGGGCGTCCTCTCCGCGTACCTCGGCCGGATGGGCGCGAACGTCACGACGTACGAGCGCGACCCCGAGTTCGCCGACGTCGCACGCGAGAACATGCGACTCGCC
Above is a genomic segment from Halorubellus sp. JP-L1 containing:
- a CDS encoding methyltransferase domain-containing protein — encoded protein: MSVLLVHGDREYLRAPGDELHTDLGVLDVPEDVEHGDVLETHLGEAFTVRPLRGPDLFEHFERTGAPMMPRDVGLIVGETGVAAGDEVLDAGTGTGVLSAYLGRMGANVTTYERDPEFADVARENMRLAGVDDAVDVRTGDLTEHLDEHVDEAFDVLTLDTGDANEVVERAPDVLRYGGFVAVYSPFVEQTREAVAAARDVGLQDVRTEETIQRPMDFDDRGSRPSTGGVGHTGYLTYARHY
- a CDS encoding nascent polypeptide-associated complex protein, translating into MFGGGGGGMNPRKMQQMMKQMGIDVDELDVEEVIIRTADEELYFSDAQVTKMDARGQETYQVVGSPDSREVGSGDASAIESGDGDAAAGAVDSDGGDGGIPDDDVELVAMRAGVPEDQAREALEANDGDLAAAVSALEE